The following DNA comes from Bacteroidota bacterium.
AACCATTGCATATTCGTTAACTGCTGTAACCTTTTCGTCAGGTCTGCGCAAATATCCCCTGGTATCGCCATATACAATCGAACTGGAAACGTAAATGATGTGTTGCCAGGATTTGGAGCAAAGTGACCTGCATAGCGCTATCTCATCCCCATCCGAAGGATTTGTGGCATTACGCGGTTGTGCCAGATGTATTAGAATCGCATCTTTTGATGATAGCCAATCCAAATAAGAAGATACAGTTGTCAGCCCTTCCACTTTTTGACGGGACAACCCTGTTGCCGGAATATTACTTTTACTAAGTTGGTTTAACAAAGCACCGCCAATAAACCCGGATGCACCAGTTACTACGACCTCATAAGCCATTACCTACAATTAAGCTTTGCTATTTCTTATTCGAATAAGCCAGAATTAATATGTTCCCGTTTGATCCTCAATCCACAGGGGATTTCAACAACCGCTTTTTTCCCCAATAACATATCGTATTCTGCTGCGGTGAAATCGCCTCCTCCCGGACGCTTCAGCCAGATATTATCCTCACTCAAAGCTTCTCCTTTAGAAATGTTTTTGATACTTATCACAGATGCAAATGCAAATGCGATTGTGGGAGCCTCAGCTAAAGTTGGCGCTTTTTCTCCACCACGGGCATAAAATATTGTTCTGGAACCGTAAATGAGTTCCCTTAGTGCAGTCGGGTCCATTGAACATACGATATCGGGTCCAGGTCGATTCATTTGATCAGTAAAATGTCTTTCAAGAATAGATGCACCTAATGCAGTTGCTCCGAGGCAGGGATAGTTTGAAGTGGTGTGATCCGAAAGTCCAATAATTGCATCAGGAAATGCGTCTTTCAAAATCCGCAAGGCACCTAATCTTACCAACTCAGGAGGGGTAGGGTAGACATTCGTACAATGTAAAAGTGCAAATGGAATCTTAGAGTTCCTTAAAATCTCAACAGACGGCCGAATTGTTTCAATTGAGTTCATTCCTGTGCTAATGATTATTGGTTTGCCAAACCGGGTTATGTATTTGATTAAAGGATAGTTGTTACACTCTCCGGAACCAATTTTGAAAGCGGGTACATCAAATTTAACCAATCGATCAATTGCTGCACGTGAGAAAGGGGTACTGATAAAAATAGCTCCCCTGTTTTGTACATGCTCCATTAACTTTCTTTCATCAGTCTCTGAAAGAGCACACCGTGCCATAATTTCATAGATTGACTCTATCGTATGCCCTGGGATCACAGATTTTGCTTCATCTGACATCTCGTCTTCAACAATGTGTGTTTGATGCTTGATGATTTCTGCCCCGGAATCAATCGCCGCATCTGCCATTGTAATCGCAGTTTCCAAAGATCCTTCATGGTTAATCCCGATCTCAGCAATTACAACAGGGGGATGATCATCCCCAATCCACCGATTTTGTATTTTAAATTCAGCCACTTTATTGTTATTTATTGAATTTCAAGTAAATAAATATTTATTGAAGCCAATTTTGGTTGTTACGAAGAAAGTATGCACCGAAGCTGGATCTGATTTCTCCGTGAAGGGGTCGCCCATTGTAACTGGCGACTGCCTTTGAGGGAAATATCTCCCAGAAACGGTGTTGAAGTTTTTCATCATCTTCCTCAGGTTTCCACGAGCCATCCAAACGCATAACCATTTCGATGACTACATCGCGAATCTCTTCCGGGGTATTCTCGATTAGCTTGATTCTATTTAATTCATAATCAGAAGTATTATTGAGAAAGCCACCACAAGCAAAGATTTCATTTAGTGTCAATTCCCGATTCTCATCTATAGCATAATAGTGCTTTGTGATGGCAAGGTATTGACTGCTATATGTGGATATAACTCCAATTGGTACCATGTTTACATATACAACAGGTCTTCGGAATATTTGAGGAATTGCATCGAAACCCGTACCGACTGAAATACAAAAATGACACTTCGCTCCAAGATAAATGTCCATAAAATCACTTCTCATTCCATTGGAAGCATAATCAATGATCATTGAATCCAGAGACTGCATAGCTTCTTCAACTTTAGCACCCATTCTAATGACATAATACCCTTGTGAAGTCAGCTCTTCTGCAGCCAAAATATAATTTTGAATATTACTATTCCGATAATCATTCTTAAAATCAGTACTGCATTCTGTCGAAAGATATTTTCCGTCCCTAACAATCATACAAACAAAAGGGTTCCCCCTTGGAATACCCAATTCCTGTAATTCTTTTTCACCCCTAATTAATTCTGACGTTGTAAATGAGATCTGAGCCGGATATTTATCATAAAGATTTAGTATGTCTCTGTCGAGATTCATTGTAGTTCCAACAAAAGAATGCAGGAATCCAATATTCCTTATTAAATAATCAAGAGGCCGTAAAAAGAAGGGTGGGAAGATAATTATCTTTCTCCTCCACATTTTAGCCAGTTGTTTATTGCATGCTGGTCTGGCAAAGTAAAAAAGAGACAATTCCTTTCTGTGTTGCTCTTTTTTCTCACAGATATGAAGCTCGATATCTGCAGCAAAGTGGCCAATTCTGTTTGACCTCATCAAATAGATACGTGTTCTGATAAAAGGCCTTATAAGAAGTATAATAACCAGCCAGATAAGAGATAACGGCAATGACAACAATAAATGAGGGTATGCCCTGAATATCTCGTAATAACGTTTCATTTGTTAATAATTTGTTTTTTAATGGCCAAATGGAATGCCCCTGAGGTTATTATCATTTCGATTGGTGATTCGCAAATCATTGGCATTTCATGCGTATATAATTTGTTTTTAAAGGTCACATGGAATAGCCATGACGAAAATATTCATTCCGGTTGGTGATTTTCTGATCATGGCTATTTCATGCGTTTATAATTTGATTTTAATTGCCGCATGGAATACCCACATAATCATTTTCGGTTGGTGTTAAATCCTTCTCGTGGGTATTTCATTATAAATTTAGTTTTTAATTACCAAGTCCAAAAATCTCATCCAAAGCTGTCCATGCGTCCGTTGGCAATATTTCCAGTTCGGCTAACCGACTACAATCGAGGGTGGTGTTTTTTGCAGCGTTGCTGATACCAGCATCCCTGAAAGAAATTGGCTGGATCAGTTCTTCGTCAAAATTTAACCTGTGCGCAAGGTGTATGGCGAGATCGGAATAGGTCATATCCTGGTATGAAGAGAGTTGAAAAATTCCCGGAACCTGTTTTTCAGCAATTTTTTGTATTGCTGAGAACGCCAATGAAATTGGAACGGGTGATATAACCATATCGGAAAATGGATGAATTACATTTCCCGCCTTCAACTCTTTAATCCAGCCTTTTAACAGTGGCATTTCAGGAGTTATAATTTTGCTAAAACGTATAATTGCTACTTTGTTACCTATTTTCAGGAGTTGTTCCTCCGCTTCAGCCTTCTGGCGACCATATTCGGTTTGAGGTCTGACTGGATCGTTCACTTTTGCAAAAGGGGTATTCCCATTGAATACCGCATTACTGGATAGAAAAATGACAAAGGCTCCGGCTTCAACCATCTGTTCAGCAAATGCAACAGTCCCTTCAACATTTACACGCCGACTGAATTCAGGATCATTCGCACATTGTTCCTGAGATGTTATTGCAGCACAGAAAACTACTGTTTTTATTGAAGCGGGAAGTTTTGGCCAGGATTTACTGTCGAGAGTCAAATCGAGAAAAAGGCATTTTTCATTTACATTGGCAGAAAAACAAGTAGTGCTTAATGCATTATTTCCATCAGCCCCGAATGACGCTACCAAACGACTACCTATTGTTGAGTCACCTCCAATAATTAGCACTTCATTCATAAAAAATACAGCTATAATCTCCTGAATACCCACATTTATTAAAAATCCACTCCCACTCTTTTGGGGTATAGAAACATTCACAAGTAAGTTGCCAATACATCAGATTTACTTTTTCTTCTTCTGTTCGGTAAGAATCTAAAACAATGTATTTATTGACCTTCCCAACACGTTCAATTTCTTTTAAAGCCTTTTCTATATCTGGGAGATCCAAATTGTGCAAAGTATTAATTGAAAGAACAAGATCAAAACTCTTGTCTTTATATGGTAACTCAATTGCATTTCCTAATTTCAGAAACGGCATCATTTCCTCTTTTGCGTTGTCCAAAGCATATTTTGAAATGTCAAGACCGAAAACTTCAATCCCGGGGATGGACTTACTGAATTCAAATAATAAATATGCTTTTCCACATCCCACATCTAAAATTTTTTGACCAGATTTTAGATTATAATGTTTTACTATTTGATCAGCCACAGGTCGCCATCGACCATCATATTGAAATCCTCCATAGCCATACTTTCGATCACCATCCCAATAGTTAAAATCAAACTTTTTGGCAATTTTTGCACATTCTGCTTTATTAACTCCAATAACACGCTCACCCAGATAGTCACGAGTGGTCTTTTTATGAATTTTTTCAATAAAATCGATATAAGCCATTTTATCGCAGTTTATAATTAAAAGGGTCCTTTAAATTCTTTATTGGGAATATCAAGTGGACTTTTCTGAACAATGCCAAGTTCCTCCTCAGTTTTCTCAGTTTTACCGAGCATTTTTAATACTGAGTTTATAATGTTGATGGCTCGTGGATGATAGTATTTCGTTAGCCCGGGACTACTCGGAGATGGAAAGTCGGGAAGAGTAAGACGAACAGGATTTGCCTTAAGAAATCCAAATGCTTCCTCTGATGTTATTGCAATGATTTCGCCGGCAATACCACCAGTTTTCCAGGCCTGATCGGCAACTACCAAATGTCCTGTCTTTTTAACAGATTCAATAACGCAATATGTATCTAAAGGCCTGATTGAGCGCATATCGATCACCTCAACATCAACCCCAAGTTTTTCCAATACTTTTGCAGCAAATAATGATTCTATAACCATATATGAGAATGCAACGATAGTAACATTGGAGCCGGATCTGGCAATATTCGCCTTTCCAATAGGTATTCTAAAAATACCATCCGGCACATTTCCTGTAATGTTGTGCAACCACCTATGCTCCAAAAAGATAACAGGATTATTGTCTTCAACGGCAGATATCATTAGTCCTTTTGCATCATTTGGAGTTGCAGGCATTACAACTTTAAGTCCGGGTACATGGGCAAACAGTGCATGAAGGCTTTGTGAATGCTGAGGTCCCTGGCCCCATCCACGCCCAATAAACATTCTGATTACCAGAGGCATTGAGGATTTGCCCCCAAACATATAATACCAGTTTGCCGCCTGATTTATGATCTGTTCTGTGGACAGAAGGGCAAACTCCATCCGGTGATGTGCCATAATAGGTCGCATTCCGGTAAGGGCTGAACCGATTGCCACACCTGTCATTCCGTTTTCAGCGGTTGGCATATCCATTGCTCTCAACTTGCCATACTTTTCTTGTAACCCAATCGTTGTACCAAAAAATCCGGAGGGATCGGGGACTCCCAAACCCATAATATACACTGTATCGTCTTTTGCCATGCACAAATCAATGGCCTCAGATAGTGCCTTTGCATAGGTAATAATTCTTTCCATTTTACTTCTTTTTGACTTTAACTAGGCGTAAAGGTGAGTATAAAGCGATGCCTCTTCCGGATAGGGCGCTGATTTTGCAAAAGTAAAAGATTCGTCAATCTCCATATTTATTAGATTGGACATCTGCTGAATCTCAAATTCAAAATTTTCATCTGCAGCTAATTTCAATGCAAGCATTTTTAGCGGATCCCTCTCTTTCCAGGAATTGAATTCTTCTTCTGTCCTATACCCCAATTGATTGTCAAAATTGGGTCCGCAATGCTCATAATAGCGATAGGTTGAAAGCTCCAACAATGTCGGTCCACCACCCATGCGAGCCTTTTCAACAGCCTTTTTTGTAGCTTCATATACTGCTATAATATCATTCCCGTCACATTTATTTGCGTCAACTCCATGAGCTTTAGCAATGTCAATTAAATTTCGTTCTTGGGGTTGTCTGACATAAAGAGGGGAGTAAACGGAGTACAGATTATTTTCGCAAATGAAAATTACAGGTAGTTTATGTAAAGCTGCATAATTTAAGCTTTCTGAAAAAACTCCTTCTTCTGTTGCAGCATCACCAAAAAAAGCAACGCTAACCAGCGATTTATTTTGCATTTTAAAACCAAGGGCAATACCAACGCCTATTGGAATTGTACTTCCAACAATTGGTACTGCATAAAACCCAATAGTAGGATCAACAAGATGCATTGAACCCCCTTTCCCTCCGCAGCATCCAGTTACTTTACCATAAAGTTCGCTTATCATTGCTTTAAGATCACCCCCTTTTGCTAAATAATGTGCGTGCGAGCGATGGGTGCTTAAGGCAAAATCATTTTCTCCCAATGCATTACATACACCAACAGCTGTTCCTTCCTGCCCGACACTGAGGTGAACCGGGCATCTCATTTCCTGCTCAGGATAGATTTCAGCAATTTTTTCTTCAACTAGTCTGATTCGAAGCATTTTATAGTATAATGATTTCAATTCTTTATATTCCATAAGAGTTTTTTTAAATAAACAATAACATACAAATTTTATTAGAATTCTTTTTAAGTAAATGAATCATCGTTAAAGAGAATTATAAAATTTCTTTATTACAAAGATTGTATATGCCAGAAGATCTTCATTAATGTATTGGTGTGCGGGAAGAGTGAGTATCTCTTTTCCATATGTTTCAGATACCGGAAAATCCCCAATTTTATAACCAAGATTTTTGGCAGCTTCCTGCAAATGCAGTGGGATAGGATAGTGTATCTTTGCATCAATACCGTTTTCTATTAAATATGCTTTTAGTTCATCTCTTCTTTCAAACCGAGCCATATATAGGCTGTAGGTTTCTCTGTATCCATGTGGTCTGGGAGGAACTTTAACAAAGGGATATAATTGTTTTAACCCTTCATCTAATATTTTAGCATTATTATTGCGCATTACCACAGTCTCTTCTACTGTTTTTAGCACATGTCCTGCCACGATGGCCTGTAGTGGTTGTAATCTCATATTAACTCCCCATATACGATTATGATCTCTATCAACCATGCCATGGTTTCTATACATTCTCATCCAGTCTGCAAGCCTATCATCATTGGTACTTACCATCCCGCCATCACCCATTACGTTCAAGGGTTTTAAGGGGTGCATACTCCACGCGCTTATATGACCTATAGTGCCAGCGTGACAATTGTTTACAGTTCCACCTGGGGCCATACAAGCATCTTCAAGCACCTTAACACCATGGAATTGTGCGATTTTCATGATAGCCTGAATGTTAGGAGAAGCACCTCCCCAGTGAACAGGGAGAATTACTTTGGTTTTAGGGGTAATTGCATCAACAATCTTATTTTCATCCATCTGATAGCGATCGTCAATATCTATAAAAACAGGACGAGCGCCAACAGCAATAATAGCTCCGATAGTTGCATAAAAAGTAATCGGAACTGAAATAACTTCATCATCTGGACCAACCCCTATGGCTTTTAAAGCAAGAATTAATGCATCTGTTCCTGTATTTGTTCCGATCACATGCTTACATCCAATAAAATCAGCAAATTTCTTTTCGAATTTCTCCACATAAGGGCCAAGTGTAAATTCTGTTGAACAAATAAGATCTTTCCATTCAGTAAAGATTTCCTCATTATTAGCAAACTGCATCGGGAGGTAGTTGTACGGTACTTTCATTGGAATTTTATCTTTTTGTATAATAATTTTTAATCAATTCAGCAACCCAATCTTGTTGTTGATAAGTCATACTGGGGAATAGAGGCAAGCTTAGGATCCGATCAACATGTTTCATCGTTTGGGGAAAATCAGAAACTTTATATCCCAAGTATTTAGCAGCCGGTTGAAGATGAATAGGTGTTGCATAGTGAATCAATGCCTGAACTCCATTTTCAATCAAATAATTTTGCAAACCATCTCTTTGTTCCGCTAAAATAACATAGGTTTGATAAACACAATATTCACCAGGGCCTTCATCAGGGGTCTTAACATAAGGTTTTAATAAACGATTGTATCTTAATGCCATTTCTCTTTTGGCGGCATTATAGTTGTCAAGTTGGCGCAGCTGGATTCTCAAAAATGAGGCTTGTAATTCATCAAGCCGGGTATTATAACTCCAGAAGTCGCATTGTTCCCGATTGACAAGGCCATGATTTCTTGCGATCTTCAATCGGTTATAAAGAGCTTCATGTTTTGTAGTAATCATTCCGCCATCACCTATTGCTTTCAAATTCTTCAATGGATGCAGACTAAAACAAGCAGCATCACCCCAACTTCCCACACGTTTGCCATGTATTGATGCCCCAACAGATTGTGCCGCATCCTCTATAACGAATAGATTATATTTCTTGGCGATCTCAAGGATCTGAGGCATTTTTGCCGGCCTACCGGTTAAGTGTACAGCGATGATAGCTTTTGTTTTTTTGGTAACAACCGATTCAAGTTTATTGGGATCCATATTTCCATCCTCTCCAATATCAACAAATACAGGTTTGGCTCCTGCCAATGCAATTGAAGATGCTGAAGCAATAAATGAATTTGAAACTGTAATTACCTCCGCATCCTTCTTCAAATTTAAAGCTTGCATGGTCAGATAAAGAGCATCAGTTCCATTGGCCACACCCAGAGAAAACGGTGTCTGACAATAGGAGGCAAATTCCATTTCAAAATTTGACAATTCAGGTCCC
Coding sequences within:
- a CDS encoding alpha-ketoacid dehydrogenase subunit beta — translated: MERIITYAKALSEAIDLCMAKDDTVYIMGLGVPDPSGFFGTTIGLQEKYGKLRAMDMPTAENGMTGVAIGSALTGMRPIMAHHRMEFALLSTEQIINQAANWYYMFGGKSSMPLVIRMFIGRGWGQGPQHSQSLHALFAHVPGLKVVMPATPNDAKGLMISAVEDNNPVIFLEHRWLHNITGNVPDGIFRIPIGKANIARSGSNVTIVAFSYMVIESLFAAKVLEKLGVDVEVIDMRSIRPLDTYCVIESVKKTGHLVVADQAWKTGGIAGEIIAITSEEAFGFLKANPVRLTLPDFPSPSSPGLTKYYHPRAINIINSVLKMLGKTEKTEEELGIVQKSPLDIPNKEFKGPF
- a CDS encoding N-acetylneuraminate synthase family protein, whose product is MAEFKIQNRWIGDDHPPVVIAEIGINHEGSLETAITMADAAIDSGAEIIKHQTHIVEDEMSDEAKSVIPGHTIESIYEIMARCALSETDERKLMEHVQNRGAIFISTPFSRAAIDRLVKFDVPAFKIGSGECNNYPLIKYITRFGKPIIISTGMNSIETIRPSVEILRNSKIPFALLHCTNVYPTPPELVRLGALRILKDAFPDAIIGLSDHTTSNYPCLGATALGASILERHFTDQMNRPGPDIVCSMDPTALRELIYGSRTIFYARGGEKAPTLAEAPTIAFAFASVISIKNISKGEALSEDNIWLKRPGGGDFTAAEYDMLLGKKAVVEIPCGLRIKREHINSGLFE
- a CDS encoding methyltransferase domain-containing protein, producing the protein MAYIDFIEKIHKKTTRDYLGERVIGVNKAECAKIAKKFDFNYWDGDRKYGYGGFQYDGRWRPVADQIVKHYNLKSGQKILDVGCGKAYLLFEFSKSIPGIEVFGLDISKYALDNAKEEMMPFLKLGNAIELPYKDKSFDLVLSINTLHNLDLPDIEKALKEIERVGKVNKYIVLDSYRTEEEKVNLMYWQLTCECFYTPKEWEWIFNKCGYSGDYSCIFYE
- a CDS encoding DegT/DnrJ/EryC1/StrS family aminotransferase yields the protein MKVPYNYLPMQFANNEEIFTEWKDLICSTEFTLGPYVEKFEKKFADFIGCKHVIGTNTGTDALILALKAIGVGPDDEVISVPITFYATIGAIIAVGARPVFIDIDDRYQMDENKIVDAITPKTKVILPVHWGGASPNIQAIMKIAQFHGVKVLEDACMAPGGTVNNCHAGTIGHISAWSMHPLKPLNVMGDGGMVSTNDDRLADWMRMYRNHGMVDRDHNRIWGVNMRLQPLQAIVAGHVLKTVEETVVMRNNNAKILDEGLKQLYPFVKVPPRPHGYRETYSLYMARFERRDELKAYLIENGIDAKIHYPIPLHLQEAAKNLGYKIGDFPVSETYGKEILTLPAHQYINEDLLAYTIFVIKKFYNSL
- a CDS encoding DegT/DnrJ/EryC1/StrS family aminotransferase; the encoded protein is MTQKQWTVPYAALGEEAKAFKEDYIKVFEKVLLSGQYILGPELSNFEMEFASYCQTPFSLGVANGTDALYLTMQALNLKKDAEVITVSNSFIASASSIALAGAKPVFVDIGEDGNMDPNKLESVVTKKTKAIIAVHLTGRPAKMPQILEIAKKYNLFVIEDAAQSVGASIHGKRVGSWGDAACFSLHPLKNLKAIGDGGMITTKHEALYNRLKIARNHGLVNREQCDFWSYNTRLDELQASFLRIQLRQLDNYNAAKREMALRYNRLLKPYVKTPDEGPGEYCVYQTYVILAEQRDGLQNYLIENGVQALIHYATPIHLQPAAKYLGYKVSDFPQTMKHVDRILSLPLFPSMTYQQQDWVAELIKNYYTKR
- a CDS encoding sugar nucleotide-binding protein, encoding MNEVLIIGGDSTIGSRLVASFGADGNNALSTTCFSANVNEKCLFLDLTLDSKSWPKLPASIKTVVFCAAITSQEQCANDPEFSRRVNVEGTVAFAEQMVEAGAFVIFLSSNAVFNGNTPFAKVNDPVRPQTEYGRQKAEAEEQLLKIGNKVAIIRFSKIITPEMPLLKGWIKELKAGNVIHPFSDMVISPVPISLAFSAIQKIAEKQVPGIFQLSSYQDMTYSDLAIHLAHRLNFDEELIQPISFRDAGISNAAKNTTLDCSRLAELEILPTDAWTALDEIFGLGN
- a CDS encoding TIGR04372 family glycosyltransferase → MKRYYEIFRAYPHLLLSLPLSLIWLVIILLIRPFIRTRIYLMRSNRIGHFAADIELHICEKKEQHRKELSLFYFARPACNKQLAKMWRRKIIIFPPFFLRPLDYLIRNIGFLHSFVGTTMNLDRDILNLYDKYPAQISFTTSELIRGEKELQELGIPRGNPFVCMIVRDGKYLSTECSTDFKNDYRNSNIQNYILAAEELTSQGYYVIRMGAKVEEAMQSLDSMIIDYASNGMRSDFMDIYLGAKCHFCISVGTGFDAIPQIFRRPVVYVNMVPIGVISTYSSQYLAITKHYYAIDENRELTLNEIFACGGFLNNTSDYELNRIKLIENTPEEIRDVVIEMVMRLDGSWKPEEDDEKLQHRFWEIFPSKAVASYNGRPLHGEIRSSFGAYFLRNNQNWLQ
- a CDS encoding thiamine pyrophosphate-dependent dehydrogenase E1 component subunit alpha, with protein sequence MEYKELKSLYYKMLRIRLVEEKIAEIYPEQEMRCPVHLSVGQEGTAVGVCNALGENDFALSTHRSHAHYLAKGGDLKAMISELYGKVTGCCGGKGGSMHLVDPTIGFYAVPIVGSTIPIGVGIALGFKMQNKSLVSVAFFGDAATEEGVFSESLNYAALHKLPVIFICENNLYSVYSPLYVRQPQERNLIDIAKAHGVDANKCDGNDIIAVYEATKKAVEKARMGGGPTLLELSTYRYYEHCGPNFDNQLGYRTEEEFNSWKERDPLKMLALKLAADENFEFEIQQMSNLINMEIDESFTFAKSAPYPEEASLYTHLYA